CAGTTCTTTCGTAAAGAACAGGTCGTTGGTTCAAATCCAATCACTGGCTCAAACTTCTTTATTTTATTTTTAAAACGTATAATGCAGAATCATTCACATTCACTTTTTATAAAATCTATTAATGTATTTGCTTCTTGTTGCGCATCAAAATGCTTAGAAATGAAAGCACTACGAACATCTGCAGGCAATTCCGTAATTGATATATAATCGTAAGAAGCAAGAAGTTCAGCCCGAGCACGGACAATCACTAAATATTTTTCACCAATTTCTTTCCATTCTGAAGGAAGTGAAGCAACCAATTCTTCTGTTATTGCAACCCTTTCTATCCAACCGGCTTCAGTCGTAAGGTTTGTACCTGTGTCATTTTGGGTCCATACTTTTATCTTATCCCAAACAATGCAATATTCTTTTTGATCAGGTTCGGCCTTATCATCTTCACAACTCCAACTTGTTAGTCCAATTATAATTGAAACTAATGCCATCAATACATTTGATCTTATTATAAATACTCCATCCATTTTGTGTTTTAAAGAAAAATTGACTCTTATTAAAAGATAGTCCGAATGTTGGACGATCACTTAAGGGAAAGGCAAAAAAAATATTTTCAAATTACGATAAAAAAACGACCGTCTATTTTGGCATTAAGTCCCGATTTTTATTGGGAATTTTTTGTATATAAAATTAAACTATGGTTGGCGAATCTTTTCCGATTCGATTCTGGAATAAATGAGTGATTAAAGCGATAATCTAAAATGTCGAGGCCAGCCTCTTTTACTTCATTCACTAATCGATTATAGTTGTATTTCCGAACATGAACATTGACAAATTTACCGCGGCCCATATTCAGCATATTTTCAAATAAAGCTGCATCTCCCCTGACCCTTTCCATGGGTACACTCACTGCTAAAATACCATCATCGGATAAAAGTGTTTTAACTTCTTTTAGTGTTTGGATTGGATGATCCACATGTTCCAAAACATGCATAAGTGTCACTGCATTAAAACGACCGGCATTTTCATTAAAAAAACCATTTTGAATGTGGTGAAATTCATTTTGATCAAAAACACGACGATTACGTTTAACTGAATCTAAATGAATATCTGCCCCATGGACACGGTGGGCACCGAACCGATTCGATAATACTTCAATCATATGTCCGGTAGAACAACCCACATCCAAGATTGGTCCGCCGTTGGCGTGCTTCTGGATGTAATCTGCAATGCGATCCATTTCCCATTGTTTGAAACGCATAATTTTTTGTCCAAACAATACTTTTGCCCTTACCGTGTATTGATACGGCAAATTGTAAATTGATCTATATGAATTTCTTATTTCGTCGGCCAATAAAATTCCTGAGGTTGCCTAACTGTAGAAAAATCTGTTGCTACACAGACCAAAGTGTAATCATTCTACAACCAGTAAGTCCACCTCAAAAATCAGCACAGAGTTTGCTGGAATAGTACCATTATCGCGGTTTCCATATCCCATA
Above is a window of Candidatus Neomarinimicrobiota bacterium DNA encoding:
- a CDS encoding class I SAM-dependent methyltransferase, giving the protein MRFKQWEMDRIADYIQKHANGGPILDVGCSTGHMIEVLSNRFGAHRVHGADIHLDSVKRNRRVFDQNEFHHIQNGFFNENAGRFNAVTLMHVLEHVDHPIQTLKEVKTLLSDDGILAVSVPMERVRGDAALFENMLNMGRGKFVNVHVRKYNYNRLVNEVKEAGLDILDYRFNHSFIPESNRKRFANHSLILYTKNSQ